Proteins found in one Polyodon spathula isolate WHYD16114869_AA chromosome 10, ASM1765450v1, whole genome shotgun sequence genomic segment:
- the LOC121322256 gene encoding tetratricopeptide repeat protein 21B-like, translating into MQRQKGWNQLNWTSVCISGVSRSPSAKWRAGTPEELHVTTDSEDLALLHGDNELAPSVLRNITPEQPYYNQAKEKMADVYLNYRKEKGLFASCYRELVEKLPNCHTYLLLGDAYFNIQEVC; encoded by the exons ATGCAGAGGCAAAAAGGTTGGAATCAGCTCAACTGGACAAGTGTCTGTATTTCTGGAGTTAGCAGAAGCCCATCGGCTAAATGGAGAGCAG GCACCCCTGAAGAACTGCATGTCACTACTGACAGCGAAGACCTGGCTCTCCTTCATGGGGACAATGAACTAGCCCCGAGCGTGCTTAGAAACATCACACCTGAGCAGCCTTACTACAatcaagcaaaagaaaaaatggcaGACGTTTATCTCAACTACAGAAAGGAGAAGGGGTTGTTTGCAAGCTGTTACAG AGAATTGGTGGAAAAACTGCCTAACTGCCACACATATCTCCTGTTAGGTGATGCTTACTTTAATATTCAAGAGGTATGCTAA